In a genomic window of Tamandua tetradactyla isolate mTamTet1 chromosome 17, mTamTet1.pri, whole genome shotgun sequence:
- the CAPG gene encoding macrophage-capping protein, whose protein sequence is MYTSIPQSGSPFPASVQAPGLHIWRVEKLKPVPVAPENRGVFFSGDSYLVLHNGPEEQSHLHMWIGQQSSRDEQGACAVLAVHLNTLLGERPVQHREAQGNESDLFMSYFPRGLKYQEGGVESAFHKAPAGAAPAAVRRLYQVKGRKNIRATERPLAWASFNTGDCFILDLGQSIFVWCGGKSNILERNKARDLALAIRDSERQGRAQVETVTDGEEPAEMTQVLGPKPPLEEGNPEEDLTADRTNAQAAALYKVSDATGQMHLTKVADSSPFALELLLPDDCFVLDNGLCGQIYVWKGRRANEKERQAALQVAEDFISRMRYAPNTQVEILPQGRESPIFKQFFKDWK, encoded by the exons ATGTACACCTCCATCCCGCAGAG CGGCTCCCCATTCCCCGCCTCGGTGCAGGCGCCCGGCCTGCACATCTGGCGGGTGGAGAAGCTGAAGCCGGTGCCCGTGGCCCCTGAGAACCGGGGAGTCTTCTTCTCGGGGGACTCCTACCTGGTGCTGCACAACGGCCCCGAGGAGCAGTCACACCTGCACATGTGGATAG GCCAGCAGTCATCCCGGGACGAGCAGGGGGCCTGCGCCGTGCTGGCCGTGCACCTCAACACCCTGCTGGGGGAGCGGCCAGTGCAGCACCGCGAGGCGCAGGGCAACGAGTCGGACCTCTTCATGAGCTACTTCCCCCGCGGCCTCAAGTACCAg GAAGGCGGCGTGGAGTCGGCGTTCCACAAGGCCCCGGCGGGGGCCGCGCCCGCTGCCGTCAGGAGGCTCTACCAGGTGAAGGGAAGGAAGAACATCCGTGCCACCGAGCGGCCGCTCGCCTGGGCCAGCTTCAACACCGGGGACTGCTTCATCCTGGACCTGGGCCAG AGCATCTTTGTCTGGTGCGGGGGCAAATCCAACATCCTGGAACGCAACAAGGCACGGGACCTGGCCCTGGCCATTCGGGACAGCGAGCGGCAGGGCCGGGCGCAGGTGGAGACTGTCACCGATGGGGAGGAACCCGCCGAGATGACCCAG GTGCTGGGCCCGAAGCCTCCGCTGGAGGAGGGCAACCCCGAGGAAGACCTCACAGCTGACCGGACAAACGCCCAGGCTGCAGCTCTGTATAAG GTCTCGGATGCCACGGGCCAGATGCACCTGACCAAGGTGGCCGACTCCAGCCCCTTTGCCCTGGAGCTGCTGCTGCCAGACGACTGCTTCGTGCTGGACAACGGGCTGTGTGGTCAAATCTACGTCTGGAAGG GGCGGAGAGCCAATGAGAAGGAGCGGCAGGCGGCTCTCCAGGTGGCCGAGGACTTCATCTCCCGCATGCGGTACGCCCCAAACACCCAG GTGGAGATTCTGCCCCAGGGCCGCGAGAGTCCCATCTTCAAGCAATTCTTCAAGGACTGGAAATGA